In a genomic window of Sandaracinaceae bacterium:
- a CDS encoding caspase family protein, with protein sequence MLRVRPWVLIALWALVSAVAACDRAPAAVPPPPPGAALPPPPVAQVPPVAQVPTPVVPSTPPAWVAPPAAPGPAAPSVPLTHAPLLDAGTRVVIAGLLEFSDPGLSGFSNADRRDVELGHVLVERGVPATQITTLLDQQATRAAILAALSAAADATPPGGTLVFYYAGHGIRTESGQIAYVAYDTHSEYPDRPGVSVDDLYAVLAPRMAGKRVVFFGDCCHSGGLGALAGRLATTGATALSVTSADASNLSTGNWTYSQILLEGLRGDPALDANGDARVAIGELEGGVRVAMRYLEGQRSGAFLGGVDRDALTVAQRVGPPRAGIEAGQFMHDSRGNVVRVNRVDGPTASVRRYFYALSRDSEVPLARLAPIVTRGYAVGTELMVEWGGRVWPARVTAADGDFAFITYPGWPNYWDEWILSDRVRSVTAVAENPPIR encoded by the coding sequence ATGCTGCGAGTACGCCCGTGGGTCCTGATCGCGCTGTGGGCGCTGGTGTCCGCCGTCGCCGCGTGCGACCGCGCGCCCGCCGCCGTGCCGCCGCCGCCTCCCGGCGCAGCGCTGCCGCCACCGCCCGTGGCGCAGGTGCCGCCCGTGGCGCAGGTGCCGACACCCGTGGTGCCTTCCACGCCGCCGGCTTGGGTGGCCCCGCCCGCTGCGCCTGGCCCCGCCGCCCCCAGTGTCCCGCTCACGCACGCGCCGCTGCTCGACGCGGGCACCCGCGTGGTCATCGCGGGCTTGCTCGAGTTCAGTGACCCGGGCCTCTCGGGCTTCTCCAACGCCGACCGGCGTGACGTGGAGCTGGGCCATGTGCTGGTGGAGCGCGGCGTGCCGGCCACTCAGATCACCACGTTGCTGGACCAGCAGGCCACGCGCGCTGCCATCTTGGCCGCGCTCAGTGCGGCGGCTGACGCTACCCCACCGGGAGGCACGCTGGTCTTCTACTACGCCGGGCACGGCATCCGCACCGAGTCCGGGCAGATCGCCTACGTGGCCTATGACACGCACTCGGAGTACCCCGACCGTCCAGGCGTCTCCGTGGACGACCTGTACGCGGTGCTCGCGCCGCGGATGGCCGGCAAGCGCGTGGTGTTCTTCGGCGACTGCTGTCACTCCGGCGGCCTGGGCGCCCTCGCAGGCCGGCTCGCCACCACGGGCGCCACCGCGCTGAGCGTGACCTCGGCCGACGCCAGCAACCTGTCCACGGGCAACTGGACCTACAGCCAGATCCTCCTCGAGGGCCTGCGCGGCGATCCTGCACTCGATGCCAATGGAGACGCGCGCGTCGCCATCGGGGAGCTCGAGGGCGGCGTGCGGGTGGCCATGCGCTACCTCGAAGGGCAGCGCAGCGGCGCCTTCCTGGGCGGCGTGGACCGGGACGCGCTGACGGTGGCACAGCGCGTGGGGCCGCCGCGCGCGGGCATCGAGGCCGGGCAGTTCATGCACGACAGCCGCGGCAATGTGGTGCGCGTGAACCGCGTGGATGGCCCCACCGCCAGCGTTCGCCGCTACTTTTATGCGCTCTCGCGCGACTCCGAGGTGCCGCTCGCGCGCCTCGCGCCCATCGTCACCCGTGGTTACGCGGTGGGCACCGAGCTCATGGTGGAGTGGGGTGGGCGCGTCTGGCCAGCGCGCGTCACCGCGGCGGACGGTGACTTCGCGTTCATCACCTACCCCGGTTGGCCCAACTACTGGGACGAGTGGATCCTCTCGGACAGGGTGCGCAGCGTCACGGCAGTTGCGGAGAACCCACCAATAAGGTGA